A genomic window from Companilactobacillus alimentarius DSM 20249 includes:
- a CDS encoding helix-turn-helix transcriptional regulator: MNRVRDYQRTQKLSQITLIEKLVSRQTINLIKNSEYNPSLDLCLKSMWIF, encoded by the coding sequence CTGAATCGTGTTCGTGATTATCAACGTACTCAAAAATTATCGCAAATAACATTAATTGAAAAATTAGTGTCGCGCCAAACAATAAATTTAATTAAGAATAGCGAATACAATCCGTCGCTAGATTTATGTTTGAAGTCAATGTGGATTTTCTAG
- the rpsR gene encoding 30S ribosomal protein S18 translates to MAQQRRGGRRRRKVDFIAANHIEYIDYKDTDLLKRFISERGKILPRRVTGTSAKNQRKLTIAIKRARIMALLPFVAED, encoded by the coding sequence ATGGCCCAACAAAGACGAGGCGGACGTAGAAGACGTAAAGTTGACTTCATCGCTGCTAATCATATCGAATACATCGATTACAAAGATACAGACTTACTTAAGAGATTTATCTCAGAACGTGGTAAGATTTTGCCAAGACGTGTTACTGGTACAAGTGCCAAGAACCAACGTAAGCTTACAATCGCAATCAAGAGAGCAAGAATCATGGCTCTATTACCATTCGTTGCTGAAGACTAA
- the ssb gene encoding single-stranded DNA-binding protein — protein MINRVVLVGRLTRDPELRYTANGAAVASFTVAVNRQFTNSQGEREADFINCVIWRKAAENFSNFTNKGSLVGIDGRLQTRNYENQQGQRVYVTEVVVENFSLLESRAESEKRNSGSNNSNQSSNYNNSNQSNQSPYSNNNSYNSNNGNSNTNNSSNANNSNNANSNNNQSNNSNNNMSDPFADNSKPIDISDDDLPF, from the coding sequence ATGATTAATCGAGTAGTTCTAGTTGGACGCCTGACACGTGATCCTGAATTAAGATACACTGCCAATGGGGCAGCGGTTGCTAGTTTTACTGTTGCTGTTAATCGACAATTTACTAATTCTCAAGGTGAACGCGAAGCCGATTTTATTAATTGTGTTATTTGGAGAAAAGCCGCCGAGAATTTTTCTAATTTTACTAATAAAGGTTCGCTTGTTGGAATTGATGGACGTCTTCAAACACGTAACTATGAAAACCAACAAGGACAAAGAGTTTATGTAACTGAGGTAGTTGTTGAAAACTTCTCATTACTAGAATCTCGTGCCGAAAGTGAAAAGAGGAATTCAGGTAGCAATAACTCTAACCAATCTTCTAACTATAATAATTCAAATCAATCAAATCAGTCTCCATACAGTAACAACAATAGTTACAACAGTAATAACGGCAATTCTAATACTAATAATAGTAGCAATGCTAACAATAGTAATAATGCCAATAGCAACAATAATCAATCTAACAACTCAAACAATAATATGAGCGATCCGTTTGCTGACAACAGTAAGCCAATCGACATATCTGATGACGATTTACCATTTTAA
- the rpsF gene encoding 30S ribosomal protein S6 has product MAEAHYEITYIIKPDIEEDAKKTLIDRYDKIITDNGAKVIDSKDWEKKRLAYEIANYKEGIYHIINVDAENDEAINEFDRLSKIDDNILRHMIVRRED; this is encoded by the coding sequence ATGGCTGAAGCACATTACGAAATTACATATATCATCAAACCTGATATTGAAGAAGACGCAAAGAAAACATTAATCGATCGTTACGATAAGATCATTACTGACAACGGCGCCAAAGTAATCGACTCAAAAGACTGGGAAAAGAAACGTTTAGCATATGAAATTGCTAACTACAAAGAAGGTATCTATCATATTATCAATGTAGATGCTGAAAATGATGAAGCAATTAACGAATTCGACCGTCTTTCAAAGATCGACGATAACATTCTTCGTCACATGATCGTTAGACGTGAAGACTAG